The Leptolyngbya sp. 'hensonii' region AGATAATGGCTCTGCCCATACCAGTCGTCTGGCTCAGCAACAATGGCTCAAGTGGCAAGCCCAAGGATTGTTCCTCTTCTGGTTGCCACCCTACTGTTCTGAGATGAATCGGATCGAGGAGCAGTGGCATCAACTCAAAACCCATGAAATTGCTGGGCGGATGTTTGAGCATGAAGTTGATTTAGCCGATGCGATCATCGAGGGAATGCAAGCTCGTAGTAGTAGGGGCAATTACTCCCTGGAACGTTTTATATTTAATTCCTCCTGACTACTTACTGTCTTGAGATATATAAAGTTTAATCTGAATTTTACACTGTTAGTGGATGCAACTCAAAATTTGTCTAAAGATTTTAGGGATGTGCTAAAATAAGCGCTTTTGCTTGAGACAAAGGTCTGATTCCTTTTTCAACCAGTTCAATCCCCTTCCGGACATATCCAGTTGTTATTTCGGCACTACCGGATCAGTAAATACGTAGTAATACTGAATTCAATGAGTTGGCATCGGGCAAAATTAATTCAATCCACCACTAAAAGATAGCGACAAAATCCTCACCAAGATAGCGACAAAATCCCCACCCGTCTTCATCTGAAGTTAAACAGGGCAGATAACTCCGTTGCAATTCGTGGCTGTCCTCACAATTCGATAAAATACTGAAAGTTTTTTGAAGAAATGATGAAGTTGAAAGTCTCAAACTATACTTTTGTAGTCGGTTTTGATACATTCTAGGTTCATAGCCGACTTCTCACTTTCAAGAGCAGCTTGGTCTTTGATGTGTTGCTTAGTGGGTTTCTCGTATGGACTCACGGCAGAGCTTACTCTGAGAAAGCTCTTCTTCACATTCTCCCTGAGTGATGATTTTCTAGAGTAGATTAGCGGCTTGACCACTTTTGGCTAATTTTGTAGCTACTTTGTAGCTACTGATGTTGAGTTACGGTGTGTCGTGTGTTAGGGCATAGGTTATACCCATGGAGACTCCTCTCCCCCTTCAGACAGTAATTGGTTCCCCTGTTACTGCTTTACCCTTTAAATCTCAGATAGAAGTTCTTTTGGATTGGGCAAGAGCCCGCTCCAGTCGGGTAGTTTGTGTTGCGAATGTTCACATGCTCATGGAAGCAAAGTCTAATCCAAACTTTGCCTCTGTGCTTTTTAATGCTGACCTGGTAACACCAGATGGTATGCCTCTAGTTTGGATGATGCGACTATTGGGCATACACAATCAAGATCGTGTTGCAGGAATGGATATCTTTACATCACTCTGTGAGCATGCTCCTAAGCGCAATATTAGTATTTTTCTGTTGGGTTCCCACGAAACAATTCTGTCCCGCATGCAGCAAAGACTTCAATCGGAGTTTCCCGATCTTAAAATTGCTGGAGCAGAGCCATTACCCTTTCGACCTTTGACGCCAGAAGAAAATGAGCAGGTTCGAGAGAAAATTCATGCCAGTGGGGCAGGTCTGGTGATGGTTTCTTTAGGGTGTCCTAAGCAGGAACTGTGGATGACTGAGCAACAAGGCAAGCTGAATGCAGTCATGATCGGCATAGGAGCAGTCTTCCCAATTTACGCAGGGATTCATAAGCGTGCTCCCTATTGGGTTAGGGACTTAGGATTTGAATGGCTCTATCGGCTGTTTCAAGAACCTCGTAGACTCTGGAAGCGTTATGCGGCAACAATTCCACCTTTCATTTATCTGGCTATCAAGCAAATCCTTAGCGTTTATCTAAAGTCGCCTGATGGTACGGAGAGGAAGAAGGCTGCCTGTCTGGATTAGCGACACAAGGGATAGTCGGAAAATGGCTATGTTAAGGATCAATTTTAAGCGCAGAATCTAAGAGCAGAATTTAGAATTTAAGGGCAGGGAGTCAGCATGTTACATCCCTGCTTTTTGATTTTAAGTTTTTATCGAAAAGCTCTTCGGCGGGATCCATATCCTATTGCTAATGCATCCTTAGAACCATTCGCGATCGCGCCCAACACTAATGTAGGTGGGATTTTAAGAATTTCCATAGCCTGCCCCACAATAGAACGACTACTCTTACCCAAGCCAATCACCAGAATCAAAGCATCCGTTCTGGCTGCAATCAAGGCAGTATCTGCCAGCCCAACCAGAGGAGGGGTGTCATAAATCACCAGATCGAAAGCCTCTTCCAGTTGTTCCATCAGACCTTTCATTTTTTGAGAAGAAAGGGTGCGAATCGGATCAGGCGGTAAATGACCGGCTGTTAGAACAAACAAATTCTCTTCCTGGGACGATCGTTGAATTACCTGTTGCCAATCCAGATTGTTGGTGATGAGATCGCTCAAACCCAACATGTTAGAGACACCCAAACGCTCATGCAGTTGGGGTCGATGAAGGTCTAAATCAACGAGGAGAACCTTCTGGGCCATACCCGCTGCTGCTTGAGAGAGATAGGTAGAAACAGTTGATTTGCCATCCTGAGTATCCGGTGAAGTGATGACTAATGAGCGAATTGGAACATCCGGACTCAACAAACGAATACTCGTGTAGATGGAGCGAAAGACTTCCATGGCAGAAGAACCTTTGTAAGCCTGAAAGAGTTCCTCTTCCAGCGTGGTTTTGCCATTATTAAACAGTTGGATCTTGCCTAACTGTTTTAGCCACTCCAATCGGGCCGGAGGACCGAGGTCTTCGTCCTTAGGAATCCAGGGGATGATGCCCAATAAGGGAAGCTTGGTCGCATTCTTCACGTCTTCTGGAGAATAAATCAGGCTATCCAGCCGATCGAGAACCAGTGCAATAGCAACACCCAGCAATAAGCCTAAAATACTCCCCAATAAGACGGCCCGCTTAGCATTGGTAGCCGAAGGTTTGGGTTTACCAGGGGGAGAAAGCAACTGCCATGGTGTCTGCTTTTGGCCAGCATCAATTCGCAGTGCTTCCCGTTTTGCCAGAAACTGATTCAGGTTATCTGTAGCGATTTTCAATTCATTTTGAATGTCAGTATATTGGCGAGATATGACAGAAAGTTGCTTAACTCTCAGATTGAGGAAATTCTCAGTGTCAGTCAGAGCCTGATTCCGAGCTTCAAGAGAGCGAATTCTACTGGCCAGCTCAGATTGAATTCTTTGCCCTTCCCGGCTCAGGAGTGGAACCAGATTGTCCCGTTGATCTCGCAAGACCTTGATATTATTGCTTTGATCCAGGTAAAGACTGGATTCTGTAGCGATCTGGCTATCAATTTCCAGCAGCTTATCCAATAGCTTTTGATAGCGAGGATAGGTGCTCAATTCAGAATCAACCACCGCTTCAGGGGGTAACTCTGCTAACTGCTGCTGAATATCAGTGAAGAGCGATCGTGCTTCATCCAATTTAACTTGAGTTTGAAGACGCTCCTGGGTAAAACTCCCCAATTGAGCGGATAATTGCTGGCCCTGGGCATCCGGGTCAACCAGATTATATTCTTGCCGAAATGTCTGGAGTTTTCCCTGTAAGTCCTGTACGCGGGTTTCTAACTGAGGAATCTGGGTATCAACGAACTTAATCCCCTGTCGAACATCGGCTAGCCGTTCTTCCAAACTGTAGTTGAGATAGGCATCCTTCAGAGCATTCAAAATATCCCTAACCTTGTTAGGGTCTGGATCTTGGTAGGCAACCTGTAAGATTTGTACCTCCGGAAGTGGCGTAACCAACAGACGCTCCAGCATGGAATCCAGCGTCAAAGTTGGATATTTTGGCTTCAATGTTTTAACAATAGGATCTAACAGTTTAGGGCTTCTTAAAAGCTTCAGGGTTGCCAGATCAACTCCCCTTTGTTGAGGTTCTTCTTTGCTCGTCAGGGTTTGGGGTAGGGAAGAAATCACCTGAGCCTCTACGGTGACTGGCCGGGTGAGGATTTCAAAACCTGCCTGATAGATGGGAACACTGGTCATGGCCTTCAACAGAGCAGCCGAGGTCACAACTGTTGCCACACCCAGAATAAGAGGAATCCTGCGTCGAAGACCAGCAACGACTTTGCCCAGTTCCAGGCCACCCTCGTCATCGTTCCCAGACCTGAATGAAGCGAGATCAGGCTGAGACAATAAACGAGGTGACTTACCCGTGTCCCTGGATATCAGAGTATGCTGCTGTTGTTCATCCATCTTGATTTCCCACCGGTCACTTACCCTTAATTACACTCTATTCGACTGCTCACCCTAAAGCTTAAAGCTCGCTAAAGATCCTGAAGAAATTAAAGATTGAGAAAAAGCTCCCGATCGGGTTCAGCACAGTCCCCAGCACATCAGAAAAACTCGTCAAAGCAGAAGGACTGACAATAATCACATCATCGTTACGCAAAGGGGGATTCAGCGTTTCATCCAGGCCCTGGGCAAAATCAAGTTTGATCGTTCGTCTTGATACAGTACCATCGGGATTCAGCCGAATCAAATCAACACTCCCTTGCTCCGATCGGTTAGTAAAGCCACCAGCAGCCAGAACTCCTTGGGTCAGGGGAATATTAGGTGGAACCTGAACTAGACCCGGACGCTTAACTTCACCGACAACATTCACCCGAATGGTGTCCGGAGAAAAGCTGGCCGCTGCGATCTGAGTGCTTTCCTGAGGGGTGATTGTCTTGGCCAGTGGGATCACGATCGTATCCCCCTCCTGCAAAATCACATCCTGTCGAATATCCCCTTCTTTCAACAGTTTCCAGAGATTGACCTCAATCGTTTGCTCTGTGCCTGTCTTCGTCAGTCGGATAATTTTAATCTGCTGAATATCCGCCATTGGCTTAATGCCACCCGCCACTTGAATTGCCCGTGTGATGGTTGGCGTTCGGTCATTCCCCCCTGTTCCACCAGGAACGCCAGCCGCCCCTGTTCTGGCTGTTCCCGTCACCGTGTAAGGACCAGGACGATAGACTTCTCCAACCACAGCAACATTAAGGGGTTGATTTTTATCCGGAGCAAAACTGGCTGCTGCGATCAATTTTGATTCTGTTAGATCGACCTGAGTTGCCGTCGGGATGTAGATCGTATCGCCGCTGCGGATGGTCAGATCTCGGCTCAAATCACCAGTTTGGAGAAAGTCCCATAAATTGATATCGATTACTTCATCGGGAGCATTACCCCGTGGCCGCCGAACCTGGACTCGACGCAGGTCCGCCGCCTGGGTAATGCCACCAGCAAGCTGAATTGCCTTGGTCAGGGTTGGCAATTGCGTTCCGGATTCGATCGGGATGGTGTAAGAGCCTGGACGATTCACCTCCCCAGCAATTCCCACCTTGACAGGGCCAGGAGCAAGCAAAATAACTGTGACATTGGGGTAACGCAGAAGGCTGGCATAGCGCTGGGAAATGGCATCGGCTGCTCCTAACAGGGTCAACCCTCGGACAAACACAGGCCCAATATCTGGCAGGTTCAGGGTCCCATCCACCAGAACCTGATTCTCTCCGCTATATTGAGGGACTTTGAAAACGTCAATTCGAACTCGATCGCCAGGTCCGAGGATGTAAGATTCTTCTCCCCGAGGACTAACGGCAGGAAAATTGGGCAAAGGGCTGCGATTCTGGTCAATACTCTGGTTCTGAGTTAATTTGATCCGATCGTCCACCTGCAGTGACATGGAATCACTCTGAAAGGAACTGGCCGCGACGTCCGGAACAAGGATGAGCCCCCCAACTAGAGATACCAGTAACCCTGTTGAGAAGGTAGAGAGTTGCAGCATAGGTTTCAGCGAGCGTAGGTAAGGCGTATACCGAAGAAGCAATAAATCAACAGGTCAGAAACTCCTGACAATTCAGGCTTCTGTAAAACAGGCAATATCAAATCTATCAAATTACCTGTAATATCCAGATTGCTCCAGAATCGTTATCTCCCCCTAACATATCAAGCTAGAATTAGGTTTAACCTGACCAATCCTTCCTCTACAAGGATTCTGGGAATCTGCCACCTTGCCATATTTTGGATATACAAGGTTCTTGATAGCTTTCATGTGTGCAAACCCTTTGGTCTATTTTAGCGATCATGAGTGACTTTCCGAATTTTTCTGAAAATGGCTACCAGGTTGAGAAAAAATTGGGTCACAATGCCGCTGGAGGTCGAGTTACCTACCTGGCAACAGCGCTGAGAACGCAGGAGCAGGTGGTTATTAAGCAGTTCCAGTTTGCCAAAGTGCAGAGCACCTGGACAGACTATAACGCCTATGAACAGGAAATCCAGGTTCTGCGTGAACTCAACCATCCTGGGATTCCCCGTTATTTAGATTCTTTCCCCACTGATAGTGGTTTTTGTATGGTTCAGGAATATAAGCCTGCGGTCTCATTAGGGGTACCCCGCAGCTTTAGTCCGGAGCAAATCCATCAGCTTGCGATTTCTGTTTTAGAGATCCTGGTTTATTTACAAAATCGCCTTCCCAGTGTCATCCACCGAGACATCAAGCCAGAAAACATTCTGGTTGGTCCACACATGGAGGTTTACCTGATCGATTTTGGATTTGCCCGCATTGGCCATGGGGAAGTCGGGATTAGTAGTGTGGTCAAAGGCACCTTGGGGTTTATGCCTCCCGAGCAACTGTTCAATCGCCAATTGACGGAAGCCTCTGACCTGTATGGTTTAGGGGTAACCCTAATTTGTCTGCTCACAGGTACAAAATCAACCGAAATCGGCCAGCTCATTGACATTAGCTACCGGGTCAACTTCAAACCACTGCTACCCAAGATCAGTGTCCGGTGGGCAAACTGGCTGGAAAAAATGGTAGAACCCAGAGTCAAGGACCGGTATCCTGATGCAGCAGCGGCTCTAGCAGCCCTGCCGGATGCGTCTATCTATCTACCAGAAGTGCGATTAAGTGAATCAAACCTGGAATTTCAGGCAGCTCGATCGGGGGAAATTTTGACCCAGATGCTGACGGTTTACAATCCGGCTCCTGGCATTGTGCTGGAGGGAGAGTGGGAAGTTGCGCCCCATACCAGTGACCCACCCCATACCCCCGCCACCCATGCCTGGATCAGGATTGATCCAGGCCAATTCACAGGCAACCGCACGGAGTGTCAAATCACCGTGGATACCAGTAAACTGATGTCGAATCAGCTCTACAATCGAACCCTTGCCCTGCACACCAATTCTCTCCCCAAAACCTATCCGGTTTCGATACAAGTTCGCACTGCTGCTATCCCTATTGCTGGTCGGCAACTGCCTTTCACAGTGCTGATTGTGCTGCTGTTGCTTTCTCTGGGTACAGCCTGGATTGCCACAGCCATGGTTGCTGAAGCTGGGACTTTGGCTCAGGCTCCGACTGTGATCAACTTTGGAGCCCTGGCAGGAGCAGCGGTGGGGCTGGAAGCAGCAGCCTGGGGGATGAATGCAGCAGGTCGGGCCGATGGGGCGATCGCGGCTTTGATGGCGGGTGTGGGCCTGGGAGTGATAGCAATGCTGATGGCCTTGAGTGGAACGCTGGTGGCCGCAGGACCAGCAGTGGTGATCAGTGCTACGATCGGATTGGCCTGTGGTTGCCTGAGTGGAATCGCCATGGGTTTTGCGGTGGAAAGCCTGTTGGACAGAGGGATGGAACGAACTTTTGCAACAGCCTTGGTACTCCTGACCACGACTTTTGCAACAGCCCTGGGTATTGGCTGGAAACTGGGAGAAAGAGGCCCCCTCCTGACCCTGGTCACCGTCGCTACTGGCCTGGCTTTTACTGCTGTGCTACTCCATTTTTTACTGCAACGAACCAAGCTGCAGGCCAACCAGCGGCAGGCCGAACGTCATTTAATTAGACCTTGATGCAGAGTCTACCCTCATCCTCTGAATTGAAGCATCACCTCCAAACCTGGTTTGGCAGCGATGTCGGTATTGGGATCAGCCAGATTTCAGGTGACTATCCCCTGTTTCCCGAAGAAGTAGCCTATATCCGCAATGCCGTCGCCAAGCGACAAGCTGAATTTGCAACCGGGCGCTGGTGTGCCCGAGAAGCACTGGCCACGATCGGGGTTGCGCCGCAACCTCTCCCAGTCAGCCCCTTGCTGGCCCCCTGCTGGCCAGAGGGCACGATCGGTTCCATCACCCACGATCGGGATATTTGTCTGGCCATTGCCCTACCTGCCATACGCCACACGGGTGTGGGTATCGATCTGCTGCATCCGGATCAGCAGGTTGGTGCTGATCTGGCCCCTCTGATCGTCAATGCCTGGGAACAGCAGCACATTCTGACGCTCAATGCTCACCCTACCACCCTGAGATCGCTGTTCAGCATCAAAGAATCTGTAGTCAAGGCTATTTCCAAGTCCGTAGGACGGTTTATGGATTTGCTCGAAATTACGATCGACCTCCAGGAAACGGAATTCGCCGCCTCCTGTAATGCGGTAGCCGGACAGATCCATGGCTGGCATGTCCAGGTTGCCCATACCCTCCTGACCGCAGCAATATTTGATGCAGTTAATTGAATTGACGGCGAAAAAACGGAATCAGGGCCTCACTCACCTTTTCATGCCAGTCTTCCTGGGCATAGTGGCCCACTTCATCCAGCAGGGTTATTTCTCCCTGTTTGAGGGCATTTGCCAGCTCCCGTGCGGCTTCGACGGGCAGCCAGGGATCCCGAATCCCCCAGACTATTAAAGTAGGCTGCTGCCAGTGAGGCCAGCCCGCCTCAAGGTCTGCCATCGTTTGTTTCAGTTGCAGGTTCTGGATGGTTGCCAGCAGTGCCCGCCCTGCATCGGAGCTTTTCAGAAAGGGGCGACGATACACATCCAGGTCGGCATCATCCACCTGATAAGGGCCACCCCCTTCCAGAGTCCGGTCTACCAGCAAGGGATCCTGGGTCAACACATCCCCAATCAAAGGCAGCCCCAACTGCTGGATTTTCCAGGGCAGTTTGGCCGTTGTGGACAGAGGCGTATTAACCATGGCCAACCGCTCTACCCGATCGGGGTAACGGAGGGCATACTGTAGCCCCACCGACCCCAGAAATCCCTGGGTGACCAGGAAAACCCGTTCCAACTGGAGCGCCTGGAGCAACTCAGTCAAGGCATGCAGAAAAGCCTCAGGGGTATAGGCAAAGTCTCGCCGATCGGGCTGGGCCGAAAAGCCAAACCCGATCCAATCGGGGGCAATGGTGCGGAACCCCTGTTCTGCCAGGGCTGTCATCACATGACGCCAGCTATAACTTTGGGAAGGTAGGCCATGCAGGAGCAGAACTGGCAGAGGCTTGGCCTCACCGATGGGGGTTGCTTCCCGATAAAACCACTGCAGCCCCCCAACCTCAATGACATGCTCTTCAGTTGCCACGGTTAAACCTTTCTTAAACTTAAGCTTTTTGTTAGCTTACCCTAGACGGGGCACAGGCAGCGAATTGGACTCTGTCCCTTGGTGACCTATGTGCAAACCCTGAGGCGGGGAGACGCAGCGCATAAATTCCGCGACCTCCGCACCTCGGCGGTTTATTCCCTATCTAGGGCTGTATTTAGGCTTAAGCAATCACCAGAGCTTCGACAAGGTTAGCACCCGCTTGAGCTGCAGCAGCCAGTTTTGCCAGATTCTGGGGTTGCATCACTTCCAGGTAACGGGCGGCGAGGGCAGGGGGCAGGAATTCCACCATCAACCGATTTTCCACCCAGAACTCAATCACTTCAAATAAGTCATCCCGATTGCAGCGCACGGCCCGCCACCCTTCACGCGCCGCAATGCACTTGATGTCTTTTTCACTGGTGTTGACAGAAACTGCAATATGGGTGTCAGTGTAACGGTGGGGATGGGGATGCAGCGAAAAGGTTGCTTCTGCCTCTGTTCCCAACCCAGGAAGAATTTGACTGCCCAGAGGATAAATTTCCAGCATCGTTCCATAGGAATCACCCGTTGCCACCAGATAGCTACCGGGATTGGGAGGGAAGGGGGCTACAAAACCCTGCATAACTTCCGCCAAGACTGTTGCAACCCGCAGGGGATCGATCGCCGAAATGGATACGTGATGAAGCATTGTGTGTGGTTCCTCGAACAATGAATGCTTTTGAAAACACCCATGACGCGATTGACCATTTCGTATACCCTGACGGGATATGCCCCAAAATCACCCACCTAGGGGACCACTCCTCACCCAGGAGAATTACCGAACAAATTGGTGTCGCTCCAACAGGGTTTCACCAAAGTCAGGCACCCAGGCTACCCAGCGTCCATCTGTCTCTTCGCAAAGCAACAATGCTTCATCAAAGCTGAAGAGTGATAATGGATCTCGTAACCGAACCCAGGTATTGGGTTGGGGAACAAATCCAACCGCATCCGAGGTCAGATTCAACAAAGCAGAGAGAGATGAGGCTGGAAACATATCCATAAATTCCAATGCAATTCTGTATTAAAAACTACAAAATTATCCCTCCAGCAGACAAGCGATCGTTTCAGAGCTTTACAATCCAGCCCAGATCCATGTTAGGCTCCTGAATTGATCATCACGCACTTAAACTATGGCAGTTCCCCTGCCCCTTTCAGCAGAATACAATGACTTCCTGCGCGGGTTGAAAGAGCGCATCCGCAAGGCCCAGAGTCAGGCAGTCCTGGCTGTGAATCGGGAACTGGTTCTGCTCTACTGGCAAATTGGTCAGGAAATACTGCATCGTCAGCGACAACAGGGATGGGGTGCTAAAGTGATTGATCAACTGGCCAAAGATCTGGGCCGAGAGTTTCCCGAGATGCAGGGCTTTTCATCCCGAAATCTCAAGTACATGCGGGCTTTTGCGGAAGCTTACCCTGATGCGGGAATTGTGCAAGCGGTCCTTGCACAAATCACCTGGTATCACAACATTGCCCTGTTAGAGAAGCTAAAAGCCCCAGAAGAACGGCTCTGGTACGCCTACAAAACAGCTGAGCAGGGGTGGAGCCGCAATGTCATGGTATTGCAAATAGAAAGTGAGTTATACCAAAGGCAAGGGGGGGCCATCACCAATTTCAGACAGGTTTTGCCTGCTCCCCAATCAGAACTGCTCCAGCAAATGATCAAAGATCCCTACAATTTTGCTTTCCTCACCCTGGAGCAGGATCGCCTGGAACGGACGATTGAAAAAGCCTTGATCGAGCACATTCGGGATTTTTTGTTAGAACTGGGGGTAGGTTTTGCCTTTATTGGCAGTCAGTATGTGCTGGAAGTGAGCGGCAGGGAATATCGTCTGGATTTGCTGTTTTATCATGTTCGACTTCACTGCTATGTTGTGATTGATTTGAAAACAGGAGAATTTGAACCTGCTTTCTCTGGGCAGATGAATTTCTATGTGGCGGCGGTAGATAATCTGTTGCGATCGTCCCAGGATGAGCCGACGATCGGCATCATTCTCTGCAAATCTAAGGATAAGACAATTGTGGAGTACGCCCTCCAGGGATTGCAAAAACCGATCGGGGTATCGACCTACCGATTAGGCAGTGAGTTACCTGAACAGTTGCAGACCATTTTGCCCACTGTAGCCCAATTGGAGGTGGAATTAAATACGGTGATTACAGATATTCCTGGAGAGCCCCATGCGGAATCCTCTGCTTAGAGACGGCAATTCTCATTATGGCGAAAAGCTGTTCAAGTCCTGGAAATGCCGGTATTGTAGGGACATCTGAAAGAGCTAATGGGTCCAGATCTGTTGAAGCAGCCAGGGTTGTTTAACGAAGTTGTGGATTCCTTTCGCCAAGTGCTGTCATCGTTACCGGACAAGCGCACTGGCAGGAATACTCCCTATGGGATGGAAGATGCGGCCTTAAGCGCGTTTAGCCTGTTCTTCACCCAAACTCCGCCGTTTCTAGTGTTTCGTCAGGAAAATTTTGACGGGTCGAAGACCCGCAAAATTTAACCCCAATCAACAGACGAGGATCCCGGTCAGCCAAGACTGGGGTCCTCGTCTTATGGAGATCGGTGAAGTTGGAATCAGGAACTGGAATACCTTTAGGCTCCTTCCCAGGAATTCCAGGGAAATTGCACCCAGGGACTTGCGAAGCTTGCCTGCTCAAACTATCGCTGGGCCTTGAGCCCTGGCATACAGAATGCAGTTAGCCAATAATAGTCCGATAATAATCCGATATAATAGAATAAATAATTCTTTTTTATTTAATACCCTTGCCCACCCACCCTATGGAAACCTCCCTGCCTGCTATTGTGGTTGTCCCATTGTCACGGGAGGGGAAACCGCACCCCCGCAGCCGTCAGATCCAGTCTGAGTCCCCAGACCTCCGCCAGGTCCAGGTCCAGGAATTTCTGCAGCGCCCTACCCTGGCTCCCAACAGCCGCCAGGTCTATGCACAGGAACTTAAGCGCTTTCTGGGCTGGACGGACCTGACCTGGAAAGATCTGAGAGGTCAGCACCTGACTCAGTACAAACAATTCCTGGAAGCAGCCACCAGTCAACGAGGTAAGCCCCTCTCCACAGCCAGCATCAACAAGGCGATCGCCACGCTAAAAAGTTTCTTCAAGTGGATGGTGGCCACCTATCCAGACCTGATGAGTACGAATCCAATCCAGCGGATAAAGCTGGAGCAGATTTCCCCAGCGCCAGTCCAGGGCCTCGCTCCAGAAGACCTGGCCCAGATCTGGGCCGCTCTGAATACCCTGGAGGATACCCAACAGCGAGACACCGTCCTGGTCCATTTACTCTGCCATGGCCTGCGGGCTGGGGAGTTAGTTCGCCTCAATGTGGGAGATTTTGATGGCAGACTATTGCACCTGACGGGTCC contains the following coding sequences:
- a CDS encoding tyrosine-type recombinase/integrase, whose amino-acid sequence is METSLPAIVVVPLSREGKPHPRSRQIQSESPDLRQVQVQEFLQRPTLAPNSRQVYAQELKRFLGWTDLTWKDLRGQHLTQYKQFLEAATSQRGKPLSTASINKAIATLKSFFKWMVATYPDLMSTNPIQRIKLEQISPAPVQGLAPEDLAQIWAALNTLEDTQQRDTVLVHLLCHGLRAGELVRLNVGDFDGRLLHLTGPQPAATRLVPLRQAAQSTVQAYLDQRCEQGETLTPDRPLLLSHGQGRQGDRLSYHGLYFAIVRLGQRAGIPDLHPHQFRHTCALELLHQGVDPMQVMYLTGYKSEKTFQRYLPHRSEAAVTAFYKAMGEGQADQ